The following coding sequences are from one Streptomyces venezuelae window:
- a CDS encoding anti-sigma regulatory factor, with protein sequence MSQIAGEPGNQDFVEVRLPAAGAYLSVLRTATAGLAARLDFTLDEIEDLRIAVDEACAILLQQAVPGSVLSCVFRLVDDSLEVTVSAPTTDGRAPERDTFAWTVLSALAGQVDSTVAEDNTVSISLYKKRGAGPGPA encoded by the coding sequence GTGTCCCAGATCGCAGGCGAGCCCGGGAATCAGGACTTCGTGGAGGTCCGCCTTCCGGCTGCGGGTGCCTACCTGTCGGTGCTGCGGACGGCCACGGCCGGTCTGGCAGCGCGCTTGGACTTCACACTCGACGAGATCGAGGACCTCCGCATCGCGGTCGACGAGGCCTGCGCGATCCTGCTCCAGCAGGCCGTGCCCGGCTCGGTGCTCAGCTGCGTCTTCCGGCTCGTCGACGACTCGTTGGAGGTGACGGTTTCGGCGCCCACGACCGACGGCCGGGCTCCGGAGCGGGACACCTTCGCCTGGACGGTGCTGTCGGCCCTGGCGGGCCAGGTGGACTCGACCGTCGCCGAGGACAACACCGTCTCGATCAGTCTCTACAAGAAGCGCGGCGCGGGACCCGGGCCGGCGTGA
- a CDS encoding UBP-type zinc finger domain-containing protein, whose protein sequence is MNECPHVAALPHPEPAPLSETCVECRAAGSHPVQLRLCLECGHVGCCDSSPFQHATAHFKETSHPVMRTFEPGESWRWCFVDGSIV, encoded by the coding sequence ATGAACGAGTGCCCGCACGTCGCAGCGCTGCCGCACCCCGAGCCCGCCCCGCTGAGCGAGACGTGCGTCGAGTGCCGTGCGGCCGGCAGCCATCCCGTCCAGTTGCGGCTGTGCCTGGAGTGCGGGCACGTGGGCTGCTGTGACTCCTCGCCCTTCCAGCACGCGACGGCGCATTTCAAGGAGACCTCACACCCTGTGATGAGGACCTTCGAGCCGGGCGAGAGCTGGCGCTGGTGTTTCGTGGACGGTTCGATCGTCTGA
- a CDS encoding Na+/H+ antiporter: MDALPLVALIAASAAVAGAARRTPVPAPLLLVAVGLAASYLPGVPDYHLDPHIVLPLILPPLLHTAALESSYLDLRANIRPVALLSVGYVLFATVVVGWLAYLLIPDLPLTAALVLGAVIAPPDAVAATAIARRVGLPSRITTILQGESLVNDATAITAFKVAVAAAVGEGASWSGGVREFLVAAVGGVGVGLLLMVPIHWLRTHLKEAMLQNTLSLLIPFVAYAAAEQVGASGVLAVVVVALYLGHRSWQVDFETRLQEAAVWKVVAFILESSVFALIGLQLPVVLKGLGEYSVGQSVWYAFGVFVFVVVARFVWSYPATYLPRGLSSRIKEREDDMDWRRPLIVSWAGMRGVVSLAIAFSIPLVTDDGEPFPARNLVLFLTFTTVIGTLVVQGLSLPWLIRVLKLPGRDAQAQTLAEAQAQNAASQAAEARVEELMQDERNSLPQPLQDRLRTVLERRRNSVWERLGQANPVTGESADDTYRRLAREAIAAEREVFVKMRDERRIDDEMMRTLLRKLDLEEAAAHREIED, from the coding sequence ATGGACGCATTGCCACTGGTGGCGCTGATCGCGGCGAGCGCCGCGGTGGCGGGGGCGGCGCGCAGGACACCGGTGCCCGCGCCGCTGCTCCTGGTCGCCGTGGGGCTCGCCGCCTCGTATCTGCCGGGTGTGCCCGACTACCACCTCGACCCGCACATCGTGCTGCCGCTGATCCTGCCCCCGCTGCTGCACACCGCCGCCCTGGAGAGCTCCTATCTCGACCTGCGGGCCAACATCAGGCCCGTCGCGCTCCTGTCGGTCGGTTACGTCCTGTTCGCCACGGTCGTCGTCGGGTGGCTCGCGTATCTGCTCATCCCCGACCTGCCGCTGACCGCCGCGCTCGTCCTCGGCGCCGTGATCGCGCCGCCCGACGCGGTCGCCGCGACCGCCATCGCGCGCAGGGTGGGCCTTCCGTCGCGGATCACCACGATCCTCCAGGGCGAGTCCCTGGTGAACGACGCGACCGCGATCACCGCGTTCAAGGTGGCCGTCGCGGCGGCCGTCGGCGAGGGCGCGAGCTGGTCGGGGGGCGTCCGGGAGTTCCTGGTGGCGGCGGTCGGCGGCGTCGGCGTCGGACTGCTCCTCATGGTGCCGATCCACTGGCTGCGCACCCACCTGAAGGAGGCGATGCTGCAGAACACGCTGTCGCTGCTCATCCCCTTCGTGGCGTACGCGGCCGCCGAGCAGGTCGGCGCCTCCGGGGTGCTCGCGGTGGTCGTCGTCGCGCTCTACCTGGGGCACCGCTCCTGGCAGGTCGACTTCGAGACGCGGCTGCAGGAGGCCGCGGTGTGGAAGGTCGTCGCGTTCATCCTGGAGTCGTCGGTCTTCGCGCTGATCGGGTTGCAGCTGCCCGTCGTGCTGAAGGGGCTCGGCGAGTACAGCGTGGGGCAGTCCGTCTGGTACGCGTTCGGGGTCTTCGTCTTCGTCGTGGTGGCGCGGTTCGTGTGGTCGTATCCGGCGACGTACCTGCCGCGCGGGCTCTCGTCGCGGATCAAGGAGCGCGAGGACGACATGGACTGGCGCAGGCCGCTCATCGTCAGCTGGGCCGGCATGCGGGGTGTGGTCTCGCTCGCCATCGCGTTCTCGATCCCGCTCGTCACGGACGACGGCGAGCCGTTCCCCGCGCGCAATCTTGTCCTGTTTCTGACGTTCACCACGGTGATCGGAACGCTCGTCGTGCAGGGACTCTCGCTGCCGTGGCTGATCCGCGTCCTGAAACTGCCGGGCCGGGACGCCCAGGCGCAGACGCTCGCGGAGGCACAGGCGCAGAACGCCGCCTCACAGGCCGCGGAGGCCCGGGTGGAGGAACTCATGCAGGACGAGCGCAACAGCCTTCCACAGCCCCTCCAGGACCGTCTGCGCACCGTCCTGGAACGCCGCCGCAACTCCGTGTGGGAGCGGCTCGGCCAGGCGAACCCGGTGACGGGGGAGTCGGCGGACGACACCTACCGGCGCCTCGCGCGCGAGGCGATCGCCGCGGAGCGCGAGGTGTTCGTGAAGATGCGGGACGAACGGCGCATCGACGACGAGATGATGCGGACACTGCTGCGCAAGCTCGACCTGGAGGAGGCGGCCGCCCACCGCGAGATCGAGGACTGA
- a CDS encoding 1-aminocyclopropane-1-carboxylate deaminase/D-cysteine desulfhydrase translates to MHHTPPAPPGPRPLLPSPLQRIEDDRFGRRGVELSLKRDDLIHPDLPGNKYRKLVLNLRSAADTGHDTLLTFGGAYSNHLRATAAAGRLLGLATVGVVRGDELAGRPLNPSLARCAADGMRLHFVDRSTYRKKAEPGTLAAVLRETGCRDAYVIPEGGSNPLAVRGCTALGEELREHTDVAAVACGTGGTLAGLAAGLGPGRRALGIPVLKGGFLGDDIAALQRRTFGEPTANWHLDERFHWGGYARTPPDLLAFADDFEHRHGNATGLSVERLYVAKLLYALTFLSEEGAFPPGTRLTAVITGTREATE, encoded by the coding sequence GTGCACCACACCCCGCCCGCCCCGCCCGGCCCGCGCCCGCTGCTGCCGTCGCCGCTGCAGCGCATTGAGGACGACCGCTTCGGGCGCCGCGGCGTGGAGCTGTCGCTCAAGCGGGACGACCTGATCCACCCGGACCTGCCGGGCAACAAGTACCGCAAGCTCGTCCTGAACCTGCGGTCGGCCGCCGACACGGGCCACGACACCCTGCTCACGTTCGGCGGCGCCTACTCCAACCACCTTCGCGCCACCGCCGCGGCGGGCCGCCTCCTCGGCCTCGCCACGGTCGGCGTCGTGCGCGGCGACGAACTCGCCGGGCGCCCCCTGAACCCGTCCCTGGCCCGCTGCGCGGCCGACGGCATGCGGCTGCACTTCGTGGACCGCTCGACGTACCGGAAGAAGGCGGAGCCCGGGACGCTAGCCGCGGTCCTGCGCGAGACGGGCTGCCGGGACGCGTACGTGATCCCGGAGGGCGGCAGCAACCCCCTCGCCGTCCGCGGCTGCACGGCCCTCGGCGAGGAGCTGCGCGAGCACACCGATGTGGCGGCCGTGGCGTGCGGCACCGGCGGCACCCTCGCGGGTCTCGCCGCGGGGCTCGGCCCCGGCCGGCGGGCCCTCGGCATACCGGTCCTCAAGGGCGGTTTCCTGGGCGACGACATAGCCGCCCTGCAACGGCGCACGTTCGGCGAGCCGACCGCCAACTGGCACCTGGACGAGCGTTTCCACTGGGGCGGCTACGCCCGCACCCCGCCGGACCTCCTCGCCTTCGCCGACGACTTCGAGCACCGCCACGGGAACGCGACCGGCCTCTCCGTGGAGCGCCTCTACGTCGCCAAGCTGCTGTACGCCCTGACCTTCCTCTCCGAAGAGGGCGCCTTCCCGCCCGGCACCCGCCTGACCGCGGTCATCACGGGCACGCGCGAGGCCACCGAGTAG
- a CDS encoding N-acetylmuramoyl-L-alanine amidase: MAPPMSAGTFLEALRDEGVTVVEVGDWEHHNRNHKGPWGPVHGVVIHHTATRGSERTVEICRDGFASLPGPLCHGVITKDGRVHLVGYGRANHAGLGDDDVLRAVIAEKRLPPDNEANTDGNRHFYGFECENMGDGEDPWPDEQLEAIERVSAAICRHHGWTQRSVIGHLEWQPGKVDPRGFTMDSMRERIEERLK; encoded by the coding sequence ATGGCCCCACCCATGTCCGCGGGCACGTTCCTCGAGGCCCTGCGAGACGAAGGCGTGACCGTCGTCGAAGTCGGCGACTGGGAGCATCACAACCGCAACCACAAAGGCCCCTGGGGGCCCGTTCACGGCGTGGTCATCCACCACACCGCGACCCGGGGCAGCGAGCGCACGGTGGAGATCTGCCGCGACGGCTTCGCCTCCCTCCCCGGGCCGCTCTGCCACGGCGTCATCACCAAGGACGGCCGCGTCCACCTCGTCGGGTACGGCCGCGCCAACCACGCGGGCCTCGGCGACGACGACGTGCTCCGCGCGGTCATCGCCGAGAAGCGCCTGCCTCCGGACAACGAGGCGAACACCGACGGCAACCGCCACTTCTACGGCTTCGAGTGCGAGAACATGGGCGACGGCGAGGACCCGTGGCCCGACGAACAGCTGGAGGCCATCGAGCGCGTCTCGGCCGCGATCTGCCGTCACCACGGCTGGACACAGCGTTCGGTCATCGGCCACCTGGAGTGGCAGCCGGGCAAGGTCGACCCGCGCGGCTTCACGATGGACTCGATGCGGGAGCGCATCGAGGAACGCCTCAAGTGA
- a CDS encoding family 2B encapsulin nanocompartment shell protein — protein MSVGEEIRSESEQPQQSLGTSAARNLATTTKSAPQMQEISSRWLLRMLPWVQVQGGTYRVNRRLSYSVGDGRVTFVKTGDRVQVIPAELGELPALRDFDDQDVLGELAQRCQQREFAPGEVLTSFGSPANEVFLLAHGRVEKIGTGPYGDDTVLETLADGAHFGDQALIDSETIWEYTARAVTACTVLALPRQDVEQVAERNESLRGHLERLRSLPAQRTNPYGESPIDLSAGHVGEAVLPGTFVDYESSPREYELSVAQTVLRVHTRVADLYNQPMNQTEQQLRLTVEALKERQEHELINNREFGLLNNCEYEQRIQPHAGVPGPDDLDELLSRRRGSKLFLAHPRAIAAFGRELNKRGLVPETIDVSGTRIPTWRGVPIFPCNKIPVTDASTTSIICMRTGEEEQGVVGLHQTGIPDEIEPSLSVRFMGISEQAIISYLVSTYYSAAVLVPDALGVLENVEIGRWS, from the coding sequence ATGTCGGTAGGCGAAGAGATCCGTTCCGAGTCGGAGCAGCCGCAGCAGAGTCTCGGCACGTCCGCCGCACGGAATCTGGCCACCACCACCAAGTCCGCGCCACAGATGCAGGAGATCAGCTCCCGCTGGCTGCTGCGCATGCTGCCCTGGGTCCAGGTGCAGGGTGGCACGTACCGGGTGAACCGAAGGCTGAGCTACTCGGTCGGTGACGGGCGGGTGACCTTCGTGAAGACGGGTGACCGCGTGCAGGTCATCCCCGCGGAGCTCGGCGAGCTCCCCGCGCTGCGGGACTTCGACGACCAGGACGTCCTCGGTGAGCTCGCACAGCGCTGCCAGCAGCGGGAGTTCGCCCCGGGCGAGGTCCTGACCTCCTTCGGCAGCCCCGCGAACGAGGTGTTCCTGCTCGCGCACGGCCGCGTCGAGAAGATCGGCACGGGTCCTTACGGGGACGACACCGTCCTCGAAACCCTCGCCGACGGCGCCCACTTCGGCGACCAGGCCCTCATCGACTCCGAGACGATCTGGGAGTACACCGCGCGTGCGGTGACCGCGTGCACCGTCCTCGCCCTGCCCCGCCAGGACGTCGAGCAGGTGGCGGAGCGCAACGAATCCCTCCGGGGCCACCTGGAGCGCCTGCGCTCACTGCCGGCGCAGCGCACCAACCCGTACGGCGAGTCACCCATCGACCTGTCGGCGGGCCACGTCGGCGAGGCCGTGCTCCCCGGCACCTTCGTGGACTACGAATCGTCGCCCCGCGAGTACGAACTGAGCGTCGCCCAGACCGTCCTGCGCGTCCACACGCGCGTGGCCGACCTCTACAACCAGCCGATGAACCAGACCGAGCAGCAGTTGCGGCTGACGGTCGAGGCGCTCAAGGAGCGCCAGGAGCACGAGCTGATCAACAACCGCGAGTTCGGGCTCCTCAACAACTGCGAGTACGAGCAGCGGATCCAGCCGCACGCCGGAGTGCCCGGCCCGGACGACCTGGACGAACTGCTCAGCCGCAGGCGCGGGTCCAAGCTCTTCCTCGCCCACCCGCGCGCGATCGCCGCGTTCGGCCGCGAGCTCAACAAGCGGGGACTCGTCCCCGAGACCATCGACGTGAGCGGCACCAGGATCCCCACCTGGCGCGGCGTGCCGATCTTCCCGTGCAACAAGATCCCGGTCACCGACGCCAGCACGACCTCGATCATCTGCATGCGTACGGGCGAGGAGGAACAGGGCGTCGTCGGCCTGCACCAGACCGGCATCCCCGACGAGATCGAGCCGAGCCTGTCCGTCCGGTTCATGGGCATCAGCGAGCAGGCGATCATCTCGTACCTCGTGTCGACCTACTACTCCGCCGCGGTGCTCGTGCCCGACGCGCTCGGCGTCCTGGAGAACGTGGAGATCGGCCGCTGGAGTTGA